The segment TAAAGCACACAAAGAACCGGTAATAAGTCCTATCAGATGACCACCTATAACATTTTTTGTTCTAGCAATTTTCTTTTCTGGCGTTACGAATATGATAAAAGCAGTAGAGCCTATTGAAGCTACTATCACCGCATGTTTTACACTTAAGACCAGGAGTACTAAGAATGTTGTAAGAGTGGCGAGAAAACTCTGAAAAATGTAACTTTTCCAGTATAATTTAAACTCTCCAACAATTTCAGCAAATAACTCTTTCATGTTTTAATCAAAATACACTT is part of the Deltaproteobacteria bacterium genome and harbors:
- a CDS encoding HPP family protein produces the protein MKELFAEIVGEFKLYWKSYIFQSFLATLTTFLVLLVLSVKHAVIVASIGSTAFIIFVTPEKKIARTKNVIGGHLIGLITGSLCALIPHPLFLHSIVIYSLAVGFSILIMVITDTKHPPASGTALGVAISGFSLDVTITVMASTIILSLVHYFLRPFLKDLR